One part of the Clostridium thermosuccinogenes genome encodes these proteins:
- a CDS encoding Gfo/Idh/MocA family protein, which translates to MLNVAMLSKWHVHAEGYANQVLKTGKARITAVWDEDADRGSQWAAQLGCSFEKDLDALLSRDDVDAVVCDAPTTMHRDVMVKAALAGKHIFTEKAMAPTVAECEDIARAVEKTGVTFVISLPQRTTPVIQLARKMIKNGEFGKISLVRIRNGHDGVSGGWLPEYWFDESKTGGGALMDLGCHPMYTSCYLLGKPVRITSLLTSPFGTKVDESATASIEFENGAVCTCETSFVTYNTPGAVEIYGSDATLLAYGRDVKLKTKSLGKYTNEYIVPTLPEALPMPVEMFVDACINKTGSPEGFGVQDGIDLTRLLENAYISNRENRIVTL; encoded by the coding sequence ATGTTAAATGTTGCAATGTTAAGCAAATGGCATGTCCACGCTGAAGGTTATGCCAACCAGGTATTAAAAACCGGCAAAGCCAGAATTACAGCTGTCTGGGATGAAGATGCAGACAGAGGCTCCCAGTGGGCAGCGCAGCTAGGATGCTCTTTTGAAAAGGATCTGGACGCCCTTTTGTCCAGGGATGATGTAGACGCAGTAGTATGTGACGCTCCAACCACCATGCATCGCGATGTAATGGTAAAAGCAGCTCTTGCCGGAAAGCACATCTTTACTGAAAAAGCCATGGCTCCTACTGTTGCAGAATGTGAAGATATAGCTCGCGCAGTGGAAAAAACCGGTGTAACCTTTGTTATTTCCCTTCCTCAGAGAACAACGCCTGTTATTCAGCTGGCAAGAAAAATGATCAAAAACGGCGAGTTCGGAAAGATCTCCCTGGTTCGTATACGCAATGGTCATGATGGAGTCAGCGGTGGTTGGCTGCCTGAGTACTGGTTTGATGAATCCAAGACTGGCGGAGGAGCCCTCATGGACCTTGGCTGCCATCCGATGTACACTTCCTGCTACCTCCTGGGTAAACCGGTCAGGATTACATCCCTTCTGACATCTCCTTTCGGCACTAAAGTTGACGAAAGTGCCACTGCTTCCATAGAATTTGAAAACGGTGCCGTTTGTACATGTGAAACAAGCTTTGTCACTTACAACACTCCGGGTGCTGTTGAAATATATGGTTCTGATGCCACACTGCTGGCTTATGGCAGAGATGTGAAGCTCAAAACAAAATCTCTCGGCAAGTACACCAACGAGTATATTGTTCCTACTCTCCCCGAAGCACTCCCTATGCCTGTTGAAATGTTTGTAGACGCTTGCATAAACAAAACCGGCTCACCGGAAGGCTTCGGAGTACAGGACGGCATTGATCTTACCCGTCTTCTTGAAAACGCATATATATCCAACCGGGAAAATCGCATAGTTACTCTATAA
- a CDS encoding glycyl-radical enzyme activating protein: MEAKGIIFNIQQFSTYDGPGIRTTVFFKGCNLRCIWCHNPESYALKRQLMFYEEKCAGCGNCFRVCPVHAHSVTDEGKHFIDRNACTGCGICCDSCYAGALAIAGKEVTAAEIFRVVERDILYYKNSGGGVTFSGGECMLQPELLKDLLLMCRERSIHTAIDTAGNVPFEAFEKVIPLTDLFLYDVKAADDNVHKKLTGVSNQLILSNLKALSERKCEICVRIPYIPGCNEGEMEGIAEILSPLNIGKVEILPYHRLGESKRAALGMEKEEFFATPSNEELDKVCKIFAEKGLSATYSKIK; the protein is encoded by the coding sequence ATGGAAGCAAAAGGTATCATATTTAATATACAGCAATTTTCGACCTATGACGGGCCGGGGATAAGAACCACAGTCTTTTTTAAAGGATGCAACCTGCGTTGCATTTGGTGTCACAACCCTGAATCCTATGCTCTTAAGCGTCAATTGATGTTTTATGAAGAAAAATGTGCCGGTTGCGGTAATTGCTTCAGGGTATGTCCGGTTCATGCCCACTCTGTGACGGATGAAGGGAAGCATTTTATAGACCGCAATGCATGCACCGGTTGCGGAATCTGCTGTGATTCGTGCTATGCCGGTGCTCTGGCCATTGCCGGCAAGGAGGTGACGGCAGCTGAAATATTCAGGGTTGTGGAGAGAGATATACTGTATTATAAGAATTCCGGAGGTGGTGTGACGTTTTCAGGAGGAGAGTGCATGCTCCAGCCTGAGCTTCTGAAAGACCTGCTGCTCATGTGCCGTGAAAGGAGCATACACACGGCGATTGACACTGCAGGAAATGTTCCTTTTGAAGCCTTTGAAAAAGTCATCCCTTTAACTGATCTGTTTTTGTATGATGTTAAGGCAGCCGATGACAATGTTCATAAGAAATTGACCGGAGTATCCAATCAACTTATTTTAAGCAACCTTAAGGCTTTATCCGAGAGAAAATGCGAGATTTGCGTACGCATACCCTATATTCCCGGCTGCAATGAAGGCGAAATGGAAGGGATCGCCGAGATTTTGAGTCCGTTGAATATTGGCAAGGTGGAGATTTTGCCTTACCATAGGCTTGGGGAAAGCAAAAGGGCAGCCTTGGGCATGGAAAAGGAAGAATTTTTTGCAACCCCATCCAACGAAGAACTGGACAAAGTGTGCAAAATTTTTGCGGAAAAGGGCCTTTCGGCAACTTACTCCAAAATAAAATAG